Proteins encoded together in one uncultured Desulfosarcina sp. window:
- a CDS encoding NADPH:quinone oxidoreductase family protein: protein MPIGREKMLAWQITQFGKFEDVLQLKSCALPCASSGEAVVEVNAIGLNYLDILAIAGKYQEKGTLPFIPGVEAAGRVVETGSGSSFQVGDRVMAFGQAACAAYMVSEPGNTFILPENMTYEEAAAFQLTYQTAHMALALRARLDAGEWLLVHAGAGGVGTAAIQIGCALGAKVVATAGSDEKLEICRRAGAEVAVNYRENSFCRVIQDVTEGRGADVIFDPVGGPIFEESTRCIAFEGRIVTIGYASGIIPSITLNRILLKNMDVIGLFWGNYRHHDPRRIEQTQSDLNRLWAAGKIRPIIYRQFAFDDYPQALAALAGRKSFGKVVLKGQKVDS, encoded by the coding sequence ATGCCCATCGGACGTGAAAAAATGTTGGCCTGGCAAATTACGCAATTCGGAAAATTCGAAGACGTACTCCAGCTAAAATCCTGTGCCTTGCCGTGTGCGTCGTCCGGGGAAGCCGTTGTTGAGGTGAATGCCATTGGTTTGAATTATCTGGATATTCTGGCCATTGCCGGAAAATACCAGGAAAAAGGGACCCTGCCCTTCATCCCCGGAGTGGAAGCCGCCGGCCGGGTTGTGGAAACCGGTTCGGGGTCTTCCTTTCAGGTCGGCGACAGGGTGATGGCGTTCGGCCAGGCCGCCTGTGCCGCCTACATGGTCTCGGAGCCGGGAAACACCTTTATCCTGCCCGAAAACATGACTTATGAAGAAGCTGCCGCCTTTCAGTTGACCTACCAGACGGCCCATATGGCCCTGGCCCTCCGTGCCAGGCTGGATGCCGGCGAATGGCTCCTGGTCCATGCCGGAGCCGGCGGTGTGGGTACCGCGGCCATCCAGATCGGCTGCGCACTGGGTGCGAAAGTGGTCGCCACCGCCGGAAGCGATGAAAAGCTCGAGATCTGCCGGCGTGCAGGCGCCGAGGTGGCCGTCAACTACCGTGAGAATTCATTTTGCAGGGTCATCCAGGATGTTACCGAGGGCCGGGGGGCCGATGTCATTTTCGATCCGGTTGGCGGGCCGATATTCGAAGAGAGCACCCGGTGCATCGCCTTTGAGGGCCGCATCGTCACGATCGGGTACGCTTCCGGCATCATTCCTTCCATCACGTTGAACCGGATTCTGTTGAAAAATATGGATGTGATTGGCCTGTTCTGGGGAAATTACAGGCATCACGATCCCCGGCGCATCGAGCAGACCCAGTCGGATCTGAATCGTTTGTGGGCTGCCGGCAAGATCCGGCCGATCATCTACCGTCAGTTTGCATTCGACGATTATCCCCAGGCCCTTGCTGCCCTTGCCGGCAGGAAGAGTTTCGGAAAAGTCGTTTTAAAAGGCCAGAAAGTTGATTCATAA
- a CDS encoding 4-hydroxyphenylacetate 3-hydroxylase N-terminal domain-containing protein, with amino-acid sequence MKIKTSADYMSSLQAINPVIYYKGKKIEDVTVHPATAPHVRAAAMTYALASSEEYHDLATATSHLTGREVSRFTHVHQNVEDLIKKVKLLRVLGQKTGTCFQRCVGLDGINAVYSVAFEVDRKCGTDYFERFKKWLTDIQDENLMVVGAMTDPKGDRSKSPADQADPDQFVRVVERRDDGVVIRGAKLHMTGAVNSHEILIMPTMAMDEKSKDYALVGAIPIDAPGITMVFGRQAGDDRRDKQETIDVGKPRFGAVGGEAMIVFDDVFIPNERIFLNGEAEFTGSIVYRFAAHHRANYGACKTGLMDVLTGAVTYLAQAQGSAKGSHVRDKVTEMIHLSETLYSSSIACSAEGVPTESGAYMVDTMLANVCKQNVTRFHFEVARLAVDLAGGFIATLPSEYDLRSDDVGHLVKKYFTGVAGIPVEDRIKIGRLIEAMTGGTAMVESMHGAGSPQAQRIMIFREGDLAKKISLAKALAGIPSRKKE; translated from the coding sequence ATGAAAATCAAAACCAGTGCGGACTACATGTCCAGTTTGCAGGCCATCAACCCGGTCATCTATTACAAGGGCAAAAAAATAGAAGATGTCACCGTTCATCCGGCCACGGCGCCTCACGTGCGGGCGGCAGCCATGACCTACGCCCTGGCCTCCAGTGAGGAATATCATGATCTGGCCACGGCGACCTCCCATCTTACGGGCCGGGAAGTCAGCCGCTTCACCCATGTGCATCAGAATGTCGAGGACCTGATCAAGAAAGTCAAACTGCTGCGCGTGCTCGGCCAGAAGACCGGCACCTGCTTTCAACGCTGCGTGGGGCTCGACGGGATCAATGCCGTCTATTCGGTTGCCTTCGAAGTAGACCGAAAATGCGGCACCGATTATTTCGAGCGGTTTAAAAAATGGCTGACCGATATCCAGGACGAGAATTTGATGGTGGTCGGCGCCATGACCGATCCCAAGGGGGACCGTTCCAAGAGCCCTGCCGACCAGGCGGACCCGGATCAGTTCGTCCGGGTGGTGGAACGGCGCGATGACGGCGTCGTCATCCGGGGAGCCAAACTGCACATGACCGGCGCGGTCAATTCCCATGAGATCCTGATCATGCCCACCATGGCCATGGACGAGAAATCCAAGGACTACGCTTTGGTGGGCGCCATTCCGATCGACGCCCCGGGCATCACCATGGTGTTTGGCCGCCAGGCAGGGGACGACCGGCGGGACAAACAGGAAACCATCGATGTGGGGAAACCCCGCTTCGGCGCTGTCGGGGGCGAGGCCATGATCGTTTTCGACGATGTCTTCATTCCCAATGAGCGGATTTTTTTAAACGGCGAAGCCGAGTTTACGGGCTCCATCGTTTACCGTTTTGCGGCGCACCACCGGGCCAACTACGGCGCCTGCAAGACCGGCCTGATGGATGTACTCACCGGTGCGGTCACCTATCTGGCCCAGGCCCAGGGATCGGCCAAAGGTTCCCATGTGCGGGACAAGGTAACCGAGATGATCCACCTGAGCGAAACGCTCTACAGCTCTTCCATCGCCTGTTCGGCCGAAGGGGTGCCCACCGAATCTGGGGCTTACATGGTGGACACCATGCTGGCCAACGTCTGCAAACAGAATGTCACCCGCTTTCATTTCGAGGTGGCCCGCCTGGCCGTGGACCTGGCCGGCGGATTCATCGCGACCCTGCCCAGCGAATACGATCTGCGCAGCGACGACGTGGGCCATCTGGTGAAAAAATACTTCACCGGGGTGGCCGGCATCCCGGTGGAAGACCGTATCAAGATCGGGCGGCTCATCGAAGCCATGACCGGCGGCACCGCCATGGTGGAGTCCATGCACGGCGCCGGCTCTCCCCAGGCCCAGCGAATCATGATTTTTAGGGAAGGCGACCTGGCCAAAAAGATATCCCTGGCCAAGGCCCTGGCAGGCATTCCTTCGCGGAAAAAAGAATAG
- a CDS encoding alpha/beta hydrolase, whose translation MMRKNPLILIPGLLCDHALWQHQVAVVGQISECIVTDKHMQYETIGRIAEEIVADAPDRFALAGLSMGGYIALEICRKYGRRVERLALIDTSARADTAEQTEKRQKLIALCRQGKFADVSELLFSVLVHPDRYEDTALKQRIVDMADRIGPEIFIRQQQAIMGRSNQVPFLADIRCPTVIVCGEQDQVTPRECSEEMAALIQGSQLEIIPDCGHMTSMEKPEKVSAILLEWLTVRSS comes from the coding sequence ATGATGAGAAAAAACCCGTTGATTCTCATTCCGGGACTGCTTTGCGACCATGCCCTATGGCAGCATCAAGTCGCAGTTGTCGGCCAGATTTCCGAATGCATCGTTACCGACAAGCACATGCAGTACGAAACCATTGGCCGCATCGCCGAGGAAATCGTTGCCGATGCCCCTGACCGTTTTGCGTTGGCAGGCCTGTCCATGGGCGGATACATCGCCCTGGAAATTTGCCGAAAATACGGCAGGCGGGTGGAGCGATTGGCGCTGATCGACACATCGGCCCGGGCAGATACGGCCGAGCAGACTGAAAAGCGCCAGAAACTGATCGCCTTGTGCCGGCAAGGAAAATTCGCCGATGTAAGCGAACTGCTCTTTTCCGTCCTGGTGCATCCGGACAGGTACGAGGATACGGCCTTGAAACAACGAATCGTTGACATGGCCGACCGAATCGGACCGGAAATTTTCATCCGGCAGCAGCAGGCCATCATGGGCCGTTCCAACCAGGTACCCTTCCTTGCGGATATTCGCTGTCCAACGGTCATTGTCTGCGGAGAGCAGGACCAGGTCACCCCCCGGGAATGTTCCGAAGAGATGGCAGCGTTGATTCAGGGCTCGCAATTGGAAATTATCCCCGATTGCGGGCATATGACTTCGATGGAAAAACCTGAAAAAGTCTCAGCTATTTTGCTCGAGTGGTTGACGGTCCGTTCTTCTTGA
- a CDS encoding ferritin family protein: protein MTENSTLDILKSAILLEKRGKAFYRTVADQSTHADVKEFFETMAAEEVQHVKILSDQYKAFKENGSFKAPDIEAASTVSQKVLTPEVKDRIAAADFEAAAISAAMLMEERAIALYSRRSDEARDPEEKKLYRWLADWEKEHLDFLAAIDAELKERIWNDSGFWPF from the coding sequence ATGACGGAAAACAGCACCCTGGACATCCTGAAAAGCGCAATCCTGCTGGAAAAGCGGGGCAAGGCCTTTTACCGCACCGTTGCCGACCAATCCACCCATGCCGACGTGAAGGAATTTTTCGAGACCATGGCCGCCGAGGAAGTCCAGCACGTCAAAATCCTTTCCGACCAGTACAAGGCGTTCAAGGAAAATGGGTCTTTCAAGGCCCCGGACATCGAGGCAGCGAGTACCGTTTCCCAGAAGGTATTGACGCCGGAGGTCAAGGATCGCATCGCCGCAGCGGATTTCGAGGCCGCGGCCATTTCGGCGGCCATGCTCATGGAAGAGCGGGCCATCGCGCTTTATTCCCGTCGCAGCGATGAGGCCCGTGATCCGGAAGAGAAAAAGCTTTACCGCTGGCTGGCGGATTGGGAGAAGGAGCACCTGGATTTTCTCGCCGCCATCGATGCGGAGCTGAAAGAACGCATCTGGAACGACAGCGGATTCTGGCCGTTTTAA
- a CDS encoding AMP nucleosidase — translation MSLKEHEYIRQTLERYTNCPLDKFCNHVLITNFRQYIKAFSERAGCEILEGNFRIANAPDLDCTMIDFGIGSPQAALVINGLAYLDNLKSVIMLGMCGGIDDILEVGDFVVPTAAIRGEGTSRHYLPVEFPALPAMSVNLLCLGAVKARKISPRCGIVYTTDRRLWEFDEDFVECLRNQRILAIEMELATLFAVAYRYEVPIGSIMLVSDMPLQRRGIKDKKLHDEIYKNHMETHLDIAMDAIANLKNRWPEIERQLHSEW, via the coding sequence ATGAGCCTAAAGGAGCACGAGTACATTCGGCAGACGCTGGAGCGTTATACCAATTGCCCGTTGGACAAGTTCTGCAATCACGTGTTGATCACCAATTTCCGCCAGTATATCAAGGCTTTTTCCGAACGGGCCGGATGCGAAATTCTGGAGGGCAACTTCCGCATCGCCAATGCGCCGGATCTGGACTGCACCATGATCGATTTCGGTATCGGCTCGCCTCAGGCGGCCCTGGTGATCAATGGCCTGGCTTACCTGGACAATCTCAAGTCGGTGATCATGCTGGGCATGTGCGGCGGCATCGACGATATCCTGGAGGTGGGGGACTTCGTAGTGCCCACGGCCGCCATCCGGGGGGAAGGCACCAGCCGCCACTACCTGCCCGTCGAATTCCCGGCCCTGCCGGCCATGTCGGTGAACCTGCTTTGCCTCGGCGCCGTCAAGGCCCGCAAAATTTCTCCCCGCTGCGGCATCGTGTATACCACCGACCGGCGCCTGTGGGAGTTTGACGAAGATTTCGTGGAGTGCCTGCGCAACCAGCGCATCCTGGCCATCGAGATGGAGCTGGCCACGCTTTTCGCTGTGGCTTACCGCTACGAGGTGCCCATCGGATCGATCATGCTGGTGTCCGACATGCCGCTACAGCGGCGGGGGATCAAGGACAAGAAACTGCATGATGAAATCTACAAAAATCACATGGAAACCCACCTGGATATCGCCATGGATGCCATCGCCAACCTCAAGAACCGTTGGCCGGAGATCGAGCGGCAACTTCACAGCGAGTGGTAG
- a CDS encoding cobalamin-dependent protein (Presence of a B(12) (cobalamin)-binding domain implies dependence on cobalamin itself, in one of its several forms, or in some unusual lineages, dependence on a cobalamin-like analog.): MKLKLIYPRWPKLMRQTEFHLPPHGPVVFAAALPDDVEVEFIDENLETIDFDDETDVVGISMMLTVQVKRGWEIADRYRAKGVPVIFGGIATMLHAEQTRDHADAVFLGEAEGRMEKVFADLKAGCLKPVYDYLGDPPPVETVGPARRDILKRELYNYRGIQMVDLVHASRGCRYHCYPCCVAYLGGRKFRPRPVDQAVAEMAGIDNNRLFIVDNSLAQDTQWEKDLFREMIPLKKKWCCHPIEDKPEVLDLAAQAGAWYVYQAVFDTSDYIRERIKRYHDHGIGVEGTILLGLDNHTEDSILRLIDFLLEIDLDLAEFTVLTPFPHTKAWDDLKRQDRILSYDWDDYTADKVVFQPKNMSADRLQELLTHAWDSFYRTESQNMKMSNLFQQVMRKEKADGTYRPRNRELAGQAFGRAVSLRL; encoded by the coding sequence ATGAAGCTAAAACTGATCTACCCCCGCTGGCCCAAACTCATGCGCCAGACCGAGTTTCATCTGCCCCCCCACGGCCCGGTGGTTTTTGCCGCCGCCCTGCCCGATGACGTGGAGGTCGAATTCATCGACGAGAATCTGGAAACTATTGATTTCGATGACGAGACGGATGTCGTGGGCATCTCCATGATGCTCACCGTCCAGGTGAAACGGGGTTGGGAGATTGCCGACCGCTACAGGGCCAAAGGCGTGCCGGTGATCTTCGGCGGCATCGCCACCATGCTGCACGCCGAACAGACCCGGGACCATGCCGACGCGGTTTTCCTCGGGGAGGCCGAAGGGCGCATGGAGAAGGTGTTTGCCGATCTGAAGGCCGGCTGTCTGAAACCGGTCTACGACTACCTTGGCGATCCGCCGCCGGTGGAAACGGTCGGCCCGGCCCGCCGGGATATTCTCAAGCGGGAGCTTTACAATTACCGGGGCATCCAGATGGTCGACCTGGTGCATGCCTCGCGGGGATGCCGCTACCACTGCTACCCGTGCTGCGTGGCCTACCTGGGCGGGAGGAAATTCCGGCCCCGCCCGGTGGACCAGGCCGTGGCCGAGATGGCGGGCATCGACAACAATCGCCTTTTCATCGTGGACAACTCGCTGGCCCAGGACACCCAGTGGGAAAAGGACCTGTTTCGCGAGATGATTCCGCTGAAGAAGAAATGGTGCTGCCATCCCATCGAAGACAAACCCGAGGTGCTGGACCTGGCGGCCCAGGCCGGCGCCTGGTATGTTTACCAGGCCGTGTTCGACACCTCGGATTATATCCGGGAGCGGATCAAGCGCTACCACGACCACGGCATCGGCGTGGAAGGAACCATCCTGCTGGGTCTGGACAACCATACTGAAGACAGCATCCTGCGGCTGATCGATTTTCTCCTGGAGATCGATCTGGATCTGGCAGAATTCACGGTGCTGACCCCGTTTCCCCATACCAAGGCCTGGGACGATCTCAAGCGTCAGGACCGGATTCTCTCCTATGACTGGGACGACTACACGGCCGACAAGGTGGTGTTTCAGCCAAAGAACATGAGCGCTGATCGCCTCCAGGAGCTGCTGACCCATGCCTGGGACAGCTTCTACCGGACCGAATCCCAGAACATGAAAATGTCCAACCTCTTCCAGCAGGTGATGCGCAAGGAGAAAGCCGACGGAACTTACCGCCCCCGCAACCGGGAACTGGCCGGGCAGGCTTTCGGAAGGGCCGTATCGTTGCGTTTGTAA
- a CDS encoding outer membrane lipoprotein carrier protein LolA, producing MDKIATENKRIIRRLLLTCLLLSTGLCLGWADSWEGIRAAAENVNAISADFVQEKHLPILVKPLVSNGRFIYRRPDSLRWEYRSPVKSVLLLVDGKARRFVQSEQGLVEDVSARMQAMQFVMPEIGGWLSGRFEDNPMFDARLEEDGRIVLIPRDEGMARFIQRIELHLSERPGVIEQVLIFEGEKAYTRMQFTDIQVNPAIEDRLFREVE from the coding sequence ATGGATAAAATCGCAACTGAAAACAAACGCATCATCAGGCGGCTTCTGTTGACTTGTCTGCTTCTGTCCACCGGGCTGTGCCTGGGCTGGGCGGACAGTTGGGAAGGCATCCGGGCGGCGGCCGAAAACGTGAACGCCATCAGTGCCGATTTCGTTCAGGAGAAGCACCTGCCGATTCTGGTCAAGCCACTGGTGTCCAACGGCCGGTTCATCTACCGACGCCCTGATTCGCTGCGCTGGGAGTACCGCTCGCCGGTAAAAAGCGTTCTTCTCCTGGTCGATGGAAAGGCCCGGCGTTTCGTCCAGTCCGAACAGGGGCTGGTGGAAGATGTTAGCGCACGCATGCAGGCCATGCAGTTCGTGATGCCGGAGATCGGCGGATGGCTCAGCGGCCGTTTCGAGGACAATCCGATGTTCGATGCCCGCCTGGAAGAAGACGGCCGCATTGTATTGATTCCCAGGGACGAAGGCATGGCGCGGTTTATCCAGCGCATTGAACTGCATTTGTCCGAGCGGCCGGGAGTGATCGAGCAGGTGCTGATTTTCGAAGGCGAAAAGGCCTACACCCGTATGCAGTTCACCGACATCCAGGTCAATCCGGCCATCGAGGATCGCCTGTTCAGGGAGGTGGAGTGA
- the fabG gene encoding 3-oxoacyl-ACP reductase FabG: MKTTDEKRPVALVTGGSKGIGRAICVELGRSGYEVAVNFNSDEKGALETLALIEGEGGSGRILGFDVRDGQAVLEAVESLLEDVDTLDVLVNNAGVTADGLFLMMSRENWSKVVDTTLDGFFNVTRPVIEKMVRQRKGCVVSIASVSGLIANRGQANYSAAKAGLIGASRSLAAEVARLGIRVNVVAPGLIDTDMTRDLPLANIKSIIPMARVGAPEEVARVVRFLCSDDASYVCGQVVEVNGGMH; this comes from the coding sequence ATGAAGACGACGGACGAAAAACGACCGGTGGCATTGGTGACCGGCGGGTCCAAGGGCATCGGACGGGCCATCTGCGTGGAACTGGGCCGCAGCGGTTACGAGGTGGCCGTTAATTTCAACAGCGACGAAAAGGGTGCATTGGAAACCCTGGCCCTGATCGAAGGCGAGGGCGGCAGTGGCCGTATTCTGGGTTTTGACGTGCGCGACGGTCAGGCCGTTTTGGAGGCCGTCGAATCGCTGCTCGAGGATGTCGATACCCTGGATGTGCTGGTGAACAATGCTGGTGTTACGGCCGACGGGCTGTTTCTGATGATGTCCCGGGAAAACTGGAGCAAGGTGGTCGACACCACCCTGGATGGCTTTTTCAACGTGACCCGGCCGGTGATCGAGAAGATGGTTCGCCAGCGCAAAGGCTGCGTGGTGTCCATTGCCTCGGTGTCGGGGCTGATCGCCAACCGGGGCCAGGCCAACTACAGCGCCGCCAAGGCAGGACTCATCGGTGCCAGCCGCAGTCTGGCCGCCGAAGTCGCCCGGCTGGGCATCCGCGTGAATGTGGTGGCGCCGGGACTGATCGATACCGACATGACCCGGGATCTGCCGCTGGCCAACATCAAATCGATCATCCCCATGGCCCGGGTGGGGGCTCCCGAAGAGGTGGCCCGGGTGGTGCGCTTTCTCTGCTCGGACGATGCGTCTTATGTTTGTGGACAGGTTGTTGAGGTCAACGGCGGCATGCACTGA
- a CDS encoding phosphopantetheine-binding protein: protein MQERIDELRQKIVQALNLQDIAPEEIDPDEQLVGGRLGIDSIDVLEMVMMVEKDYGLTIDNRELGARVFASVRALAAFIENPTAETTN from the coding sequence ATGCAAGAACGGATCGACGAACTGCGGCAAAAGATTGTTCAGGCCCTTAATCTGCAGGATATCGCACCGGAGGAAATCGACCCGGACGAGCAGCTTGTGGGGGGGCGGTTGGGCATCGACTCCATCGATGTACTTGAAATGGTCATGATGGTGGAAAAGGATTACGGACTGACCATCGACAACCGTGAACTGGGCGCCCGGGTGTTCGCTTCGGTACGGGCGCTGGCCGCTTTCATCGAAAATCCAACCGCCGAGACCACGAATTAG
- a CDS encoding lipid biosynthesis B12-binding/radical SAM protein, producing the protein MKILLVSANTLKAPYPVYPLGLDHVAASIDGRHRVRIADLNSLDHDQALPAAIREFAPHLIGISLRNIDNTDTTDPRGFMGGYRALMDTVRQASTAPVVLGGSGFTLFPRRVLAELGAEYGIVGEGERLDLLIDALEAGQNPAAVPGVILPQSQETDFPPPWPGDRKPRPRQGSDHLPWYLKHGAMLNLQTKRGCPFRCIYCTYPLIEGRKLRRVAPEDAARTAVELEAAGARYLYITDSSFNADVEHSLAVARAFKKEGLTIPWGAFFTPLPLPDGYFDTLAAAGLKHVEFGTDTLCSEVIRAYRKPFTVAQVLGAHRAGLDAGCHVAHYFLLGGPGETRQTLETTLDNIEKLKKTVLFFFCGMRVYPHTQLYRQCLEGGQLEAGKDLLEPVFYRNLSVGADDIEQQVVEKAKGRANWVVGAGGDATADIIRRMYAKGFSGPLWEYLIR; encoded by the coding sequence ATGAAGATTTTGCTGGTTTCCGCAAACACGCTTAAAGCACCCTACCCGGTCTACCCGTTGGGACTGGATCACGTGGCGGCGTCCATCGATGGACGCCATCGGGTGCGCATCGCAGACCTCAACAGCCTGGACCACGACCAGGCGCTGCCGGCCGCCATCCGCGAATTTGCGCCGCACCTCATCGGAATTTCCCTGCGAAACATCGACAACACCGACACCACGGACCCCCGGGGGTTTATGGGGGGCTATCGGGCGCTGATGGACACCGTCCGGCAGGCATCCACAGCACCAGTGGTATTGGGAGGCAGCGGTTTCACCCTGTTTCCCCGGCGCGTGCTGGCCGAACTGGGCGCCGAATACGGCATCGTGGGCGAAGGAGAGCGCCTGGATCTGCTCATCGACGCCCTGGAGGCCGGGCAAAATCCCGCAGCGGTTCCCGGCGTGATCCTGCCCCAAAGCCAGGAAACCGATTTTCCGCCGCCCTGGCCCGGCGACCGCAAGCCGCGTCCCCGGCAGGGTTCGGACCATCTGCCCTGGTACCTGAAACACGGCGCCATGCTGAACCTGCAGACCAAGCGAGGCTGCCCCTTTCGATGCATCTACTGCACCTATCCGCTGATCGAAGGCCGCAAGCTGCGTCGGGTAGCGCCCGAAGATGCGGCCCGCACCGCCGTGGAACTGGAGGCCGCCGGCGCCCGCTACCTGTATATCACCGATTCATCCTTCAACGCCGATGTGGAACACTCCCTGGCCGTGGCCCGGGCCTTCAAAAAAGAAGGATTGACCATTCCCTGGGGGGCCTTTTTTACCCCCCTGCCCCTGCCGGACGGCTACTTCGATACCCTGGCGGCAGCGGGACTCAAGCACGTGGAATTCGGTACCGATACCCTTTGCAGCGAGGTGATCCGGGCTTACAGAAAACCCTTTACCGTAGCGCAGGTTCTGGGCGCCCACCGGGCGGGTCTGGATGCCGGCTGCCATGTGGCCCACTACTTCCTGCTGGGCGGTCCCGGGGAAACCCGGCAGACGCTGGAAACCACCCTGGACAATATCGAAAAGCTTAAGAAAACCGTTCTGTTCTTTTTCTGCGGCATGCGGGTCTATCCCCATACCCAGCTGTACCGGCAATGCCTGGAAGGTGGACAGCTTGAAGCCGGCAAGGACCTGCTGGAACCCGTTTTCTACCGCAACCTTTCGGTGGGCGCCGACGACATAGAACAGCAGGTGGTCGAGAAGGCCAAGGGGCGTGCCAACTGGGTGGTGGGCGCGGGTGGAGACGCCACGGCCGATATCATCCGGCGCATGTATGCTAAGGGTTTTTCCGGCCCCTTGTGGGAATATCTGATTCGATGA
- a CDS encoding hydroxymyristoyl-ACP dehydratase, whose product MTLWYKVRFDDPVDSRWEEGEISARIRVPADSPWFDGHFPEKPVLPGIAQLGMVHDLLCRVLGQQLPVARVSRVRFRQMIRPEQQLTLTVQRDGAAGSHRFRITGDEGSICTGQLLLADGRDENDAPGGTFCTTEN is encoded by the coding sequence ATGACACTGTGGTATAAAGTAAGGTTTGACGATCCGGTCGATTCCCGGTGGGAAGAAGGTGAAATCAGCGCCCGAATTCGGGTCCCGGCCGATTCACCCTGGTTCGACGGCCACTTCCCGGAAAAACCCGTGCTTCCCGGAATCGCGCAGTTGGGCATGGTCCACGACCTGCTTTGCAGGGTGCTCGGCCAACAACTGCCCGTGGCGCGGGTCAGCCGGGTGCGCTTCAGGCAGATGATCCGGCCCGAACAGCAATTAACGCTGACGGTGCAGCGTGATGGAGCCGCCGGCAGCCATCGGTTTCGCATCACCGGGGACGAGGGATCGATCTGCACCGGCCAGCTTCTGCTGGCGGATGGAAGAGACGAAAATGACGCCCCTGGCGGGACGTTCTGCACTACCGAAAATTAA
- a CDS encoding phosphopantetheine-binding protein, whose product MAVKTDDIILRIAEIMINELKLEDVTPETFDPDIDLVDEVGIDSMDLATVALVLRDEYAVRIDEDDYPKLTTVRLIGEYIENKLAA is encoded by the coding sequence ATGGCAGTAAAAACGGATGATATCATCCTGCGTATCGCGGAAATTATGATCAACGAACTCAAGCTGGAGGATGTCACCCCGGAAACCTTCGACCCGGACATCGATCTGGTGGACGAAGTGGGCATCGACAGTATGGACCTGGCCACCGTGGCCCTGGTGCTTCGGGACGAATACGCGGTGCGCATCGATGAGGACGACTACCCCAAGCTCACCACGGTGCGTCTGATCGGCGAATATATCGAAAACAAACTGGCAGCCTGA